In Desulforegula conservatrix Mb1Pa, the genomic window TGTGCAATCACGCAAGGGGCAGAATGGAAGATTATATTCTGCGCGCAATTAAAAAAGGGCTGATTGAAATCTGCTTCATGGATCACCTCACCTTGCAGGGAGCAGGTGCGGCAAACACCATGCAGCCAGGGGAAGTTCCCCTTTACTTTCAGTCAATCCAGGTTTTAAAGGAAAAATACGCGGATAAAATCAGCATAAAAGCAGGCCTTGAAGTTGACTTTGACGAGAACCTTGTGGAAGAGATTGAAAATCTCACGAATATATTCGCTTTTGATGCAATCGGAGCATCAGTGCATTTTTCAGGCGGCCTGAATCTGGCAAGCAGAAAAAGCAGGAATGCCGTAGAGGCCGGGAATGCCACGAATATTATTAAATCCTATATTGAAAAACTTGACAGAATGCTTGATTTTGACTTCTTTGATATAATATGCCATATTGATCTCCCAAAAAAGTTCATGGGCAAGGCTTTTTCTGTTTTTCCTTCTGTCCTTCCAGTCCTGAAAAAAACAGCTGAAAAAGGCAAGGCGATTGAAATCAACACAAGCGGATTTTATCATCCCTGTGGTGAATTTTATCCTGAAGAAGCAATCCTGTCGGAGTGCTTCAGGCTTGGCATTCCTGTTACACTTGGCTCAGATTCTCACAGCCCCGAGGAAACAGGAAGAGACCATGAGCTTGCGCTTAAAATGGCAAAGAATGCCGGATACGAAAAATTATGTACTTTCAAAAAAAGAAAAATGAATCTCATAAACTGCTGATTCAGTAATTGGGGATTATATAATGAATACTAATATAAAACGACTGCTTTCAATAACTGTCATTTCTGCTTTATGTCTTTTTTGCGGATATTCAATATCATTTGCGGCAAATTGTGGCGCAGGAGATTCCGGCCTCCTGGCATCGGTAAAAAACAGGCTCATCGCGGACGGATACGACAAAGAAACCATAGAAAACCTCTATTCCAAGCCAGCAGTCGAATTCAGTCCTAAATGCATCATGCTTTTTTTCCCAAAGACAATCAGCACAGGAACGCCTCCACCTCCAAGCAAGACATCCATGCATGAGCAGTTTCTGACTCCGGCAGCCATAGCAAAAGCTAAGAATTTCATCAAAACAAACCGCAGTACACTTTCAAACGCGGAACAGCAGTATGGCGTTGATTTACAGGTAATTACAGCAATCATATTAGTTGAAACAGGTTTCGGGGCAAATACCGGAAGCTGGCCGGTTATAAATTCTCTTTCAACACTCGCGGCCCTCGGAGACGCTGACACAAGAAAAGCGTTCTGGGACATGATGCCTGCTGAAAGAAAGCATTCCTGGGATTATTATGAATCAAGGGCCGTTAAAAAATCGGAATGGGCATATGGAGAACTAAAAGCATTCCTTGATCTTGCCATAATGGCAGGGGTACAGACAGAAACAATAACTGGTTCATATGCAGGCGCAGTAGGTATTCCGCAATTCATGCCAAGCAATATACTCTCCCTTGGGCGAGACGGAGATAACGATGGTTTTATTGATCTGTTCAATTATAATGACGCAATTTTCAGCGTTGCCAACTATTTCAGGGAGAGCGGATGGCGCAAAGGAATAGATTATGACAGAGCCTTCAATGTGGTTCTCAGATACAATAAAAGCGGTACTTACGCACGTACTGTGCTTGAAATAGCAAACAGACTTAAAGGAGTATAATGGATTTTCAGACTATAACCGTATGGGCAGGCATAGGTCTGCTCTTTTTTGTTCTCACAAATATTGCTTTTTTTGATGTTGCAAGAAAAGATTTCGGCTCCCTCCCCCAAAAGGCTTTATGGGCAATAGTGGCCCTGATTCCATTTATTGGCTTTGTGATTTATTTCGCTTTTGGTGCAAGAAAAGGCGCCAAAAAACCAGGATTTTAGTCTTATATATATGAAAACCGCAAAGCCATACTGGGATAATACCGGACGCCTCGTTTCAGATCTTTACAGCGATGTATATTTCACAGGTGATGACGGCATAGAGGAAGGCCTTCATATTTTCATAAAAGGAAATGGCCTGCCCGGACGCTGGAAGGACAGAAAAAGCTTCCGCATAATTGAGACAGGTTTCGGTACAGGCCTTAATTTTCTGATTGCCTGGGATCTGTGGAAAAAATTTGCTGAACCTGATGCTGTTCTTGAATACTATTCGGTGGAAAAGCACCCTATTCCAGCGGATCATCTGAAAAAAATTCATGAAAAATGGCCGGAGTTTTCTTCTTTGTCTGAAAAGCTCATTACTGCCT contains:
- a CDS encoding histidinol-phosphatase — its product is MIDYHIHTSLCNHARGRMEDYILRAIKKGLIEICFMDHLTLQGAGAANTMQPGEVPLYFQSIQVLKEKYADKISIKAGLEVDFDENLVEEIENLTNIFAFDAIGASVHFSGGLNLASRKSRNAVEAGNATNIIKSYIEKLDRMLDFDFFDIICHIDLPKKFMGKAFSVFPSVLPVLKKTAEKGKAIEINTSGFYHPCGEFYPEEAILSECFRLGIPVTLGSDSHSPEETGRDHELALKMAKNAGYEKLCTFKKRKMNLINC
- a CDS encoding lytic murein transglycosylase — encoded protein: MNTNIKRLLSITVISALCLFCGYSISFAANCGAGDSGLLASVKNRLIADGYDKETIENLYSKPAVEFSPKCIMLFFPKTISTGTPPPPSKTSMHEQFLTPAAIAKAKNFIKTNRSTLSNAEQQYGVDLQVITAIILVETGFGANTGSWPVINSLSTLAALGDADTRKAFWDMMPAERKHSWDYYESRAVKKSEWAYGELKAFLDLAIMAGVQTETITGSYAGAVGIPQFMPSNILSLGRDGDNDGFIDLFNYNDAIFSVANYFRESGWRKGIDYDRAFNVVLRYNKSGTYARTVLEIANRLKGV
- a CDS encoding PLDc N-terminal domain-containing protein, with protein sequence MDFQTITVWAGIGLLFFVLTNIAFFDVARKDFGSLPQKALWAIVALIPFIGFVIYFAFGARKGAKKPGF